CGCTGCCATGTTTTGTAGTAGGTCTTCCAATTGATTGGAGGGCCAGACAAGATCCAGTATCCACCAGGTCTGAGGACTCGATCAACTTCCTTTAGGTACAATCCATCTGTATAGAGAAgttcatatgaaaaaaaattaaaaaatcaacttCTACCAATTACACAAAAATTCTGCTGCCTTTGTACTAAACTGATAGTCCATTTTAATGCAATTATACCTAATAAATGTTAATACATAGCATATTGTGAATGTGTTGGATGACAGAAGATAAATTTTGTATGGTACACAGAGTAATTAAAATATGTACCATATAAGGACAGAGTGAtataagtataaataaataaaagcgaTATAaacgtttttctttttcttttataattaaaaaattaaattttatctttcttcAAGGTTTCTAAgaatctttatttcttctttagttttctttaacttttaacaagaaaaaagaaacttcTTTCTGCAATGCCTATTTGATATCCATCCCTttgtcataaaaattaaaactactATGTAATTTTAGGAAGTTGAAGGGATGAGggaacttttttaattttaaactctGCAAACTTGAAGATTCTAATTTGAAACTTAGCCATAAACCAAGCTTTCACTTGCATTTAGAAACTCCATGTCTACTATTTGATAGTCACTCTTGGGAATAGTTCATGACTTATTCATGTAAAAGAAGAATTTTGTTTACACTTCATGGATTGCTAACatgaaataaatgttttgataaatttgtGCTCACACATAGTTTTCATACTTATTTTTGTGACTATCAAAATATCTCAGTCTTGCTATGTATAAATAGTTTTCATACTTATTTTTGTGATGAAAAAGAATCAAAGGTCTAGATATATTTCACAATCTGATTCCGGggtatttgattttgatgtagttttattattaagtataagTTTACATGCTCTCTACATAATGCAAAAAGTGCAAAGATCAATATATGATTGTGAACAAAGACATTCCTAGTGCTTACTATTTGAAGTCCATGGTATCAGACATCGAGAGCACTGAGCCATATCAAAGGCTCTTGATGGGTATGGAAGTCGTATTGATCCAAGAACACCTATAACAGCAGGAACACCTCGTTCCAATGCAAACTGTACCTGTGCTTCATGATTGTCCCTGGGTGCAAAGGACATAGCCAACACATTTCTTTTCAGCAAGTATGCGCCCCAGCTTGCAACCTGTGTCATGAGCAGAATCATTAGTCCAGTAACTGTTACTGAATTAAAAAGCCAACTGAGAATGAGTAGATTAGGCAGCTGGTAAAAATAACAAACAAGCTACTGCCAGAATATTGATCTATAGGAAAGAGACAGAACTCCACTTTAAATTGGAATCTGTAGATAGTAACCTAGGccataaattatattatatcatcTGAACGTTGCCAGCAAGAAATCAAATTCATATTGATagtttaaaacaaagaaaaatgtgaAGTAGTCCAGAATAGAGCCAACAAGATTGGTATTCTAAGAGCATAAAACTAATGCTGATTCCCAAATATCAAGCTCTTCAAAAAAGATACATCAACCAGTTGTTGTGCCTTTCAGGCCTCAGCACAGGCATGGTATTTTAAGAATGATATCAAGAGAAACATCATGTTTTTGTCTGAGCATCTCTATCTTATTGTTTCCATGTAAACAAAGAGAGAGGCCTAACTGGGTAAATTTTTAAAGGCCTTTGaagtggaaagaaaaaaaatacagtttATGGGCTCTCAATGTGAATCCAGATAAGCTAAAGGTGGAAGGGAAATTGggagatctttttttttttttttggggggggggggggggggtggtagGGCAACAAATTGAGTTCTAAAATATGATGAATACTACAATATGCATATATGTGGATCCAAACACAATAAAAAAGATAGATAATTATCAACATACTCCACAACCAGTATCCAGTGCTGTTCTGACAGTGCCATCTGCAATTGGAATGACTGATGCAAGTTCATCAATATATGCATCTGCGCCTTGAGGAAACATTGTTCCTCCGCCTGGGAATTTGAACACATCTCCCTTAAACTGCACCCAATTCTGGACCGCCTTCTCAACTGTCAGGCTTTTATAAGGAACATTAGCATAGTGGACATAGTCCCGGCCTTTAGGCCAAGGGAATGGAGTCATATATCCCTTGGGTGCTGGGACAAGACACtgcaatttttccttttctggaGGGCAATGTCTTTCTCTGTATATCATATTTTCCCTTGGGAATTTCATTGCTCGGTCTTGTTCTTGGCAAGGAGTATAATCAGTGTATCGGATGTCACATGGCTTGAACACTCTGGCTTTAGGTAAAGAAGGTTCACTAATCTTAACAACTTTGTGATGAGGCTCAAAATCTAGTTTGCTTATAATGTTGCAATCTGTCTGCTTGCCTATTTCCAATGCTATGCCATCCCCTTTTCCAAAACCACTCCTCGGCCATGCTCCCATGATGTAAGAGAAACAGCATAGACCAATAATGAGAAATATAGATAATGGCCTTCGTGGTATGTTGCCTTGTGAGTTTTGCTTAGAGCCCATGATACGATTGAGACAATTCCCTCAAACCTACTGTAGTACACAGCAAAATTAGAAAGCAGTAACTTGAAACAAATCATCAATGGTTGAGAAATCAAAGCTAAATAGTAATATTAATCTTGGGGAAAGTTCATTAACAATTGTTCCAACTATGAAACAATCATCTATAAACACATGGTATATGTGTATCAACtaattttacacacacacacacacacacacacacacacatatatatatatccaagaGGCTTcatgtaattaaaaataaatgaatagaaCTGCAAAATTCAATGAATTTAGATCAGTTTATATCACTAGATAGTGACgaattaggaaaattttaaaaaacgcAACTTCTACTTTTCAATCACATTATGCTCAAACATAATAGGAGAGGCATGAAACTCACATCTTTTTGCATCGGTTATTTGCACACTGccttaatctatatatatatatatatatatatataagtctaAAGTAAATgtgaattgaaattgaaaaactaATGGAACTTTACAACCAAATCTGATATCTTTGAGTGTAGATAACAAAAAGTATTCATAAACAACAAGCAGCAAAACTAAACTAGAAACTTAAGTAATCGCATGTTTCTGACATacccagaagaagaagaatgagaaaacAAGTGCGGGGAACATATAAGAATAGACGGTAAGCAAAAACccagtaaggaaaaaaaaagaaaagcagaaaATGAGATCACAATGCACATGCTTTACCTGGCCACAGAGAACAAAGAGAGAGATTTAACTTAGAGAGACACGTATATAGTAGGAGCTAAAACTTAATATAGCAGTAGCAGTAGTAGTCCACTTCTTCACGGGAAGAGTCAAAGAAAGGAGTGAACTTGGAGACTctggtttttttggtttggaaCTATCCACCGACAGACCCTACTATTCACTGCCACTAGTACTCTAGCCTAGAAATGGAATCTACTATAGTAGTGGCcccaattattttaaaaaaaaaaaactatagtaaTGGCCCCCATTTGCCTTTATTGTCAAACCGATCGGATCTCCCATTTTGATACATGCTGctcatttaaatttttggtaAGGCTACACTCATAAAATGTGATGATTTCCCTATTTCACAATTATGGCGGAAAATGCAATTCTATCTGGTGTATGTACACGAGTGTTTAATAAGAAGCCTGTGTTTTTTCGTAAT
The sequence above is drawn from the Quercus lobata isolate SW786 chromosome 12, ValleyOak3.0 Primary Assembly, whole genome shotgun sequence genome and encodes:
- the LOC115971151 gene encoding probable methyltransferase PMT14 isoform X1, encoding MGSKQNSQGNIPRRPLSIFLIIGLCCFSYIMGAWPRSGFGKGDGIALEIGKQTDCNIISKLDFEPHHKVVKISEPSLPKARVFKPCDIRYTDYTPCQEQDRAMKFPRENMIYRERHCPPEKEKLQCLVPAPKGYMTPFPWPKGRDYVHYANVPYKSLTVEKAVQNWVQFKGDVFKFPGGGTMFPQGADAYIDELASVIPIADGTVRTALDTGCGVASWGAYLLKRNVLAMSFAPRDNHEAQVQFALERGVPAVIGVLGSIRLPYPSRAFDMAQCSRCLIPWTSNNGLYLKEVDRVLRPGGYWILSGPPINWKTYYKTWQRSKKDLQAEQRQIEKLAELLCWEKKYEKGDIAIWRKKVNAKSCQRNSVNVCKSKDVDDVWYKKMDTCITPFPEVTGRDEVAGGKLKKFPARLFAVPPLIAKGSVEGFTAESYQEDNKLWKKRLITYKRINRLIGTTRYRNVMDMNTGLGGFAAALESQKSWVMNVVPTIAKNTLGVVYERGLIGIYHDWCEGFSTYPRTYDLIHASGVFSLYQNKCQLEYILLEMDRILRPEGTVILRDEVDVMNKVKKIAGGMRWNTKLMDHEDGPLVPEKILVAVKQYWVGSSGNSTSSDE
- the LOC115971151 gene encoding probable methyltransferase PMT14 isoform X2, which gives rise to MGSKQNSQGNIPRRPLSIFLIIGLCCFSYIMGAWPRSGFGKGDGIALEIGKQTDCNIISKLDFEPHHKVVKISEPSLPKARVFKPCDIRYTDYTPCQEQDRAMKFPRENMIYRERHCPPEKEKLQCLVPAPKGYMTPFPWPKGRDYVHYANVPYKSLTVEKAVQNWVQFKGDVFKFPGGGTMFPQGADAYIDELASVIPIADGTVRTALDTGCGVASWGAYLLKRNVLAMSFAPRDNHEAQVQFALERGVPAVIGVLGSIRLPYPSRAFDMAQCSRCLIPWTSNNGLYLKEVDRVLRPGGYWILSGPPINWKTYYKTWQRSKKDLQAEQRQIEKLAELLCWEKKYEKGDIAIWRKKVNAKSCQRNSVNVCKSKDVDDVWYKKMDTCITPFPEVTGRDEVAGGKLKKFPARLFAVPPLIAKGSVEGFTAESYQEDNKLWKKRLITYKRINRLIGTTRYRNVMDMNTGLGGFAAALESQKSWVMNVVPTIAKNTLGVVYERGLIGIYHDWCEGFSTYPRTYDLIHASGVFSLYQNK